One region of Mycolicibacterium insubricum genomic DNA includes:
- a CDS encoding MlaE family ABC transporter permease has translation MTYELPAPRGPIRDLMMQAGYIVGFSVQALVSVVLATVKRRLSVYEVVTQTLFIGRVCTGPSLLLMMPIGVFIAVSVGELAGRIGAGGYSGAVVAFIIVGQAAALVCALMMAGVAGAAICTDLGSRKIREEIDAMEVMGLDLVERLVAPRLVAAVIVSIALCAMVTFAGILACYLYHIYLQHLPAGAFLATFSQYGRASDFAMALIKAALFGLTATLVATFKGLHARGGPRGVADSVNEGVVMAFALVFILNTILSALYTVVVPAVGNYR, from the coding sequence ATGACCTACGAGCTACCCGCTCCCAGGGGGCCGATACGCGACCTGATGATGCAGGCCGGCTACATCGTCGGATTCTCGGTTCAGGCGCTGGTCAGCGTCGTCCTCGCCACCGTCAAACGACGCCTCTCCGTCTACGAGGTGGTGACCCAAACCCTGTTCATCGGGCGGGTGTGCACGGGTCCCTCACTGCTGCTGATGATGCCGATCGGCGTTTTCATCGCCGTCTCGGTCGGCGAACTGGCCGGACGCATCGGCGCGGGCGGCTACTCCGGCGCGGTGGTGGCGTTCATCATCGTCGGGCAGGCCGCCGCCCTGGTCTGCGCTCTGATGATGGCCGGTGTCGCCGGCGCGGCGATCTGCACCGACCTGGGGTCCCGGAAGATCCGCGAGGAAATTGACGCCATGGAGGTCATGGGGCTCGATCTGGTGGAACGGCTGGTCGCCCCGCGCCTGGTCGCCGCGGTGATCGTCTCCATCGCGCTGTGCGCCATGGTGACCTTCGCCGGAATCCTGGCGTGCTACCTCTACCACATCTACCTGCAGCATCTTCCCGCCGGCGCATTCCTGGCAACCTTCAGCCAGTACGGTCGGGCGTCAGACTTCGCAATGGCGCTGATCAAAGCCGCGCTATTCGGCCTCACCGCCACCCTGGTGGCCACCTTCAAGGGCTTACATGCCCGGGGCGGCCCACGCGGTGTTGCCGACTCCGTGAACGAAGGCGTCGTCATGGCCTTCGCCCTGGTGTTCATCCTCAACACGATCCTCTCGGCGCTCTACACGGTCGTGGTTCCCGCGGTTGGCAATTACCGATGA
- a CDS encoding ABC transporter permease: MTAVTTSASWHRVSTPASTAYAGLITLGRHVSLYTVTVLTLPQALVRYRKHTFGQIGEVTFGTRSLLSGGGTIGIVFAMSLAAAMMLGVETQRGLELVGMNTMSGMLAAIANTRELAPVVVAIALAAKVGTGFTAQIGAMRISDEIDALDAMGINSVPYLIGTRLVAAVTCVIPIYMIGLLASYLSTRTVVVLFNGASAGTYDYFFHLALGPKDLLYSGLKAVVFAIAVALVHCTYGYFASGGPAGVGQAAGRALRTAILTIGILDVLLTFALWGLVPEIPGMGI; the protein is encoded by the coding sequence ATGACCGCCGTCACCACCTCCGCCTCCTGGCACCGCGTCAGCACGCCGGCTAGCACCGCATACGCCGGCCTGATCACCCTCGGCCGTCACGTCAGCCTGTACACGGTGACCGTGCTGACATTGCCGCAAGCGCTCGTGCGCTACCGCAAGCACACCTTCGGTCAGATCGGCGAGGTCACCTTCGGCACCCGGTCCCTGCTGTCCGGCGGCGGCACCATCGGCATCGTCTTCGCGATGTCACTTGCCGCAGCGATGATGCTGGGTGTCGAGACCCAACGCGGCCTGGAACTCGTTGGTATGAACACCATGTCGGGGATGCTGGCAGCCATCGCCAACACCCGCGAACTGGCCCCCGTTGTGGTCGCCATCGCGCTGGCCGCCAAGGTCGGAACCGGGTTCACCGCGCAGATCGGCGCGATGCGCATCTCCGATGAGATCGACGCGCTCGACGCCATGGGCATCAACTCTGTTCCGTATCTCATCGGAACCCGATTAGTCGCCGCCGTCACCTGCGTGATCCCCATCTACATGATCGGCCTGTTGGCCAGCTACCTGTCCACCCGGACCGTGGTGGTGTTGTTCAACGGCGCCTCGGCCGGAACCTATGACTACTTCTTCCATCTCGCACTCGGCCCGAAAGACCTGCTGTACTCGGGACTCAAGGCCGTCGTCTTCGCCATCGCGGTTGCCCTGGTGCACTGCACCTACGGCTACTTCGCCTCGGGCGGACCCGCAGGTGTGGGGCAAGCCGCCGGACGCGCACTGCGGACCGCCATCCTCACCATCGGCATTCTCGACGTACTACTCACCTTCGCGTTGTGGGGACTCGTCCCGGAGATTCCCGGAATGGGCATATGA